Proteins from a single region of Cystobacter fuscus DSM 2262:
- a CDS encoding alpha/beta hydrolase-fold protein, with protein sequence MLVRGVALSVVLLAVACGGGPEEFDTSPLATRSNTLSITVEDQVVARLPSSTGAVYGYGEYLPPGYLTSTTHYPVIIHLNGAGEFGTSTTEADLLNIVTRHGALKKIRYTTQGKTYFGEQQVMVFTPRAATGWQPAEVNAFIDFIIANYRVDTTRIYLTGISMGGYGSWTYAYAYGNRLAALAPMATNIGAPGPTVTTLLNVPVWGVHSFNDGTSLSAERSWLLGVTKNYGQNQMVGVPTPSATVTYLFSASTHAWTSQPGVVATGGSIARLTVYPGSAHDCWTQTYDNDAFWDWMLSQQRGSVP encoded by the coding sequence ATGCTCGTGCGTGGGGTTGCACTGTCGGTCGTGTTGCTGGCCGTGGCTTGCGGTGGTGGACCCGAGGAGTTCGACACCTCACCGCTGGCCACCCGCTCGAACACCTTGTCCATCACGGTCGAAGATCAGGTGGTCGCGAGGCTGCCGAGTAGCACCGGGGCCGTGTATGGCTATGGTGAATACCTGCCGCCGGGGTATCTGACGTCGACCACGCACTATCCGGTCATCATCCACCTCAATGGGGCGGGAGAGTTCGGCACGTCCACCACCGAGGCGGATCTGCTGAACATCGTGACTCGTCACGGGGCGCTGAAGAAAATCCGATACACGACGCAGGGAAAAACCTACTTCGGCGAGCAGCAGGTGATGGTCTTCACGCCGCGAGCGGCGACGGGCTGGCAGCCCGCGGAAGTGAATGCGTTCATCGACTTCATCATCGCCAACTACCGCGTGGACACGACGCGCATCTACCTGACGGGCATCAGCATGGGGGGCTATGGTAGCTGGACGTATGCCTACGCGTATGGAAACAGGTTGGCGGCGCTGGCGCCCATGGCCACCAACATCGGGGCACCTGGTCCGACGGTGACCACGCTCCTGAACGTGCCGGTCTGGGGGGTGCACTCGTTCAATGATGGCACTTCGCTCTCGGCGGAACGGTCGTGGCTGCTCGGCGTGACGAAGAACTATGGGCAAAACCAGATGGTGGGTGTGCCGACTCCCTCGGCGACGGTGACCTATCTGTTCAGCGCCTCCACCCACGCCTGGACGTCACAGCCGGGCGTGGTGGCCACCGGGGGCTCCATCGCGCGCCTCACCGTCTACCCGGGCTCGGCGCATGACTGCTGGACGCAGACGTACGACAACGATGCCTTCTGGGATTGGATGCTCTCCCAGCAGCGTGGCTCCGTTCCCTAG
- a CDS encoding DUF4397 domain-containing protein, with protein sequence MKRNVLGVWLLMTVLALSAGTTTGCDDGGPENPPGDTDAGGTPVDGGDPLPDGGDGGPVIEPPSDAGTDGGTDAGTVAPKAYVRFVNAYLGLKNNPSDKADAPWAPYKIDLYVGDTKLFPVPVEPGDEAVTAYRELEVTPGQSVRFVVRDAESELSAAPVAASEAITLEEGERLTLVGTGNVVYAGADRMDKPRLLVLKESFEPVEAGTVRVRYVTADRVTGTSRNRRLANETGTTPYTTAVEPYSADTTTGGVSLPAEFQRLAIIGTPNFTPSQSGKLFFSPPSGTLAAASAWFAITTGDDRRTLQDEGAPALLLVPSGKDGAVRLKRDPLLYFFHAVNPATAEATPTPLQVLENSRIIANNLRYGAAPAIGDLPVSPTGGTLRITASGDGAATVLAEAPTGPLEAGRRYLAVVSGTEGAQVRLTVVKEEFAPDAVPAPLIRLIQAATHAPSALDFGHFAAGADGVTRGAFTPVITDAGYGTATGPVAGAAFQPQVITPEAGSPYVYYGVRATVSGTTLERSVNGRALTTPNFVVLMGDWNSSLQFRALNVRINTWSATAPEGTFSER encoded by the coding sequence GTGAAGAGGAACGTTCTGGGTGTCTGGTTGTTGATGACGGTCCTCGCCCTGTCGGCCGGGACCACCACCGGCTGCGACGACGGCGGCCCGGAGAACCCGCCCGGTGACACGGACGCGGGGGGGACCCCGGTGGACGGCGGAGACCCTCTTCCGGACGGTGGGGATGGTGGACCGGTCATCGAGCCCCCGTCGGATGCGGGCACCGATGGCGGCACGGACGCTGGCACCGTCGCGCCCAAGGCCTACGTCCGCTTCGTCAACGCCTACCTGGGTCTGAAGAACAACCCCAGCGACAAGGCCGACGCACCGTGGGCGCCGTACAAGATTGATCTCTACGTCGGGGACACGAAGCTGTTCCCGGTACCGGTGGAGCCAGGAGACGAGGCGGTGACGGCCTACCGTGAGCTCGAGGTGACCCCCGGGCAGAGCGTGCGGTTCGTCGTGCGCGACGCGGAGTCGGAGCTCTCGGCGGCTCCGGTGGCGGCCTCGGAGGCCATCACCCTCGAGGAGGGCGAGCGGCTCACCCTCGTGGGCACCGGGAACGTCGTGTACGCCGGGGCGGACCGCATGGACAAGCCGCGGCTGCTGGTGCTGAAGGAGTCCTTCGAGCCGGTGGAGGCGGGCACGGTCCGGGTGCGCTACGTGACGGCGGACCGGGTGACGGGAACCAGTCGCAACCGCCGGCTCGCCAACGAGACGGGCACGACGCCCTACACCACCGCGGTGGAGCCGTACTCGGCCGACACGACCACGGGTGGCGTCTCCCTCCCGGCGGAGTTCCAGCGGCTGGCGATCATCGGCACACCCAACTTCACGCCCTCGCAGAGCGGCAAGCTGTTCTTCTCTCCCCCGAGCGGGACGTTGGCGGCGGCGAGCGCCTGGTTCGCCATCACCACGGGGGATGACCGGCGCACCTTGCAGGACGAGGGTGCTCCCGCGCTGCTGCTGGTTCCCTCGGGGAAGGATGGAGCCGTCCGCCTGAAGCGGGATCCGCTCCTCTACTTCTTCCACGCGGTCAATCCGGCCACGGCCGAAGCGACTCCCACCCCGCTCCAGGTCCTCGAGAACTCGCGAATCATCGCCAACAACCTCCGGTATGGGGCCGCGCCGGCCATCGGAGATCTGCCGGTCTCCCCGACGGGAGGGACGCTTCGGATCACGGCCTCCGGCGATGGCGCCGCGACGGTGCTGGCCGAGGCCCCGACAGGTCCGCTCGAGGCGGGCCGGCGCTACCTGGCCGTGGTGAGCGGCACGGAGGGCGCACAGGTCCGGCTGACCGTCGTGAAGGAGGAGTTCGCGCCGGACGCGGTGCCCGCGCCCCTGATCCGGCTCATCCAGGCCGCGACCCACGCGCCGTCAGCGCTCGACTTCGGTCACTTCGCGGCGGGGGCGGACGGGGTCACCCGGGGAGCCTTCACGCCCGTCATCACCGACGCGGGGTATGGCACGGCCACCGGGCCCGTCGCGGGAGCTGCCTTCCAGCCCCAGGTGATCACCCCCGAGGCCGGGAGTCCCTACGTCTACTACGGCGTCCGGGCCACCGTGAGTGGGACGACCCTCGAGCGCTCGGTGAATGGCCGAGCCCTCACCACGCCGAACTTCGTCGTGCTGATGGGTGACTGGAACAGCTCGCTGCAATTCCGGGCGCTCAACGTCCGCATCAACACCTGGTCCGCCACGGCGCCGGAGGGCACCTTCAGCGAGCGGTGA
- a CDS encoding substrate-binding domain-containing protein → MNKMKWAMSAAVVVTMSVVGCGGESMSTEQQQLGSVVQNLGPNNEFYGSDTLKEALVAANVQSGAGLTIEGKGSSVGEGCLRNGSGTSCIGRQQTLAPMSRDFKAGTCAGGSASGGACCPGESSNVVALDAVNAFVSSSTYSALAGNSISTANLKKAFCGDGSGSATTCVSNWSALGRPTAGTIAKYRRDDLSGTTDTFKSLLGCTTFCADVVVIKDESSTNPSPCTTSDSATTCIGKLTANNANAIGYAGDSARRTGNAALKVDGIAPTAANVRKLIASNTSGVYPLSRKLFLNENVNYAKATQEQALYDWVYSTNTQDFEDLLVQQGFISCSTVSPLDCGGDLGRGAGVCKGL, encoded by the coding sequence ATGAACAAGATGAAGTGGGCCATGTCGGCCGCCGTGGTGGTGACGATGTCCGTGGTGGGCTGTGGTGGCGAGTCCATGAGCACCGAGCAGCAGCAGCTCGGCTCGGTGGTGCAGAATCTGGGTCCCAACAACGAGTTCTACGGCTCGGACACCCTGAAGGAGGCCCTGGTCGCCGCCAACGTCCAGTCGGGCGCGGGCCTGACCATCGAGGGCAAGGGCTCGAGCGTGGGTGAGGGCTGTCTGCGCAACGGCTCTGGCACGTCCTGTATTGGCCGTCAGCAGACGCTCGCGCCCATGTCGCGCGACTTCAAGGCGGGCACCTGCGCGGGTGGCTCCGCCTCCGGCGGCGCGTGCTGCCCTGGCGAGTCCAGCAACGTCGTCGCGCTCGACGCGGTGAACGCCTTCGTGAGCAGCTCCACCTATAGCGCCCTGGCCGGCAACAGCATCTCCACGGCCAACCTGAAGAAGGCCTTCTGTGGCGACGGCAGCGGCAGCGCCACCACCTGCGTCAGCAACTGGTCCGCGCTGGGCCGCCCCACCGCCGGCACCATCGCGAAGTACCGCCGTGACGACCTGTCCGGCACGACGGACACCTTCAAGTCGCTGCTCGGCTGCACCACGTTCTGCGCCGACGTGGTCGTCATCAAGGACGAGTCCTCCACCAACCCCTCGCCCTGCACCACCTCCGACAGCGCCACCACCTGCATCGGCAAGCTGACGGCCAACAACGCCAACGCCATCGGCTACGCCGGTGACTCGGCCAGGCGCACCGGCAACGCGGCGCTCAAGGTGGACGGCATCGCCCCCACCGCGGCCAACGTCCGCAAGCTGATCGCCAGCAACACCTCGGGCGTCTACCCGCTCTCGCGCAAGCTCTTCCTCAACGAGAACGTGAACTACGCCAAGGCCACCCAGGAGCAGGCCCTGTATGACTGGGTCTACAGCACCAACACCCAGGACTTCGAGGACCTCCTGGTCCAGCAGGGCTTCATCTCCTGCAGCACCGTCAGCCCGCTCGACTGCGGCGGGGACCTGGGCCGCGGCGCCGGCGTGTGCAAGGGCCTGTGA
- a CDS encoding Na/Pi cotransporter family protein has product MRALVPWSVRKTAIHLLPLAMLSPASGWAAAQKGGATGPEPLEIAMGLTAGLVLFLYGVSRLALALKALATEPARRLLGKFTRNRFAGVLTGAAATTVLDSSSVTIIMVIALVDAGLLSAIQSLGVVLGSNIGTTFGAQLVAFQISKYAPVGLALGALLLAFGRSERWKHVGRMVFGMGLLFFGLEFIEQTMEPFKDHAPFLRWMRELGANPLMGAAVGALFTLIIQSSSATMAIIVTLASQGLISLPTGVAIMLGAEIGTVADTLIATIGRSRQAIRTGVFHFLFNLITAALGLLCASRLVSLAQWVSGDASVGRQIANAQMIFNVLGVLLFIGFVPLIDRALQVLLPERRTQAAAPPVLSREQNA; this is encoded by the coding sequence TTGCGCGCCCTCGTCCCCTGGTCTGTCCGGAAGACAGCGATTCACCTCCTGCCTCTCGCGATGCTGTCGCCGGCATCCGGGTGGGCCGCCGCGCAGAAGGGCGGCGCCACGGGACCCGAGCCCCTGGAGATCGCCATGGGGTTGACCGCGGGGCTCGTCCTCTTCCTGTATGGGGTCTCTCGTCTGGCGTTGGCGTTGAAGGCGCTCGCGACGGAGCCGGCCAGGCGCCTGTTGGGGAAATTCACCCGCAACCGCTTCGCCGGCGTCCTCACCGGAGCCGCGGCCACCACGGTGCTGGACTCGTCCTCGGTGACCATCATCATGGTCATCGCCCTGGTGGACGCGGGCCTCTTGAGCGCCATCCAGTCCCTGGGGGTGGTGTTGGGCTCGAACATCGGAACCACGTTCGGCGCGCAGCTCGTCGCCTTCCAGATCAGCAAGTACGCCCCCGTGGGCCTCGCGCTGGGGGCGCTGCTGCTCGCCTTCGGCCGGAGCGAGCGGTGGAAGCACGTGGGGCGCATGGTGTTTGGAATGGGGCTCTTGTTCTTCGGGCTGGAGTTCATCGAGCAGACCATGGAGCCCTTCAAGGACCACGCGCCCTTCCTGCGGTGGATGCGGGAACTGGGTGCCAACCCGTTGATGGGCGCGGCCGTGGGAGCGCTGTTCACCCTGATCATCCAGTCCTCGTCGGCGACCATGGCCATCATCGTGACGCTGGCCAGCCAGGGGCTCATCTCGCTGCCCACGGGGGTCGCGATCATGCTCGGCGCGGAGATCGGCACGGTCGCGGACACGCTCATCGCCACGATCGGGCGCAGCCGTCAGGCCATCCGCACGGGGGTGTTCCACTTCCTCTTCAATCTCATCACCGCCGCGCTCGGCCTGCTGTGTGCGTCCCGGCTCGTGAGCCTGGCCCAATGGGTTTCAGGGGACGCGAGCGTGGGCCGGCAGATCGCCAACGCACAGATGATCTTCAACGTCCTGGGCGTCCTCCTGTTCATCGGCTTCGTGCCCCTCATCGACCGGGCGCTCCAGGTGTTGCTCCCGGAGCGACGGACGCAAGCCGCCGCTCCGCCAGTCCTCTCCCGGGAGCAGAATGCCTGA
- a CDS encoding DUF1986 domain-containing protein, whose product MSQHHVVRKMFLLGTASTALFIGCGSEEGVAPQESLGSDRQEIVGGSDTSISTHPWQISFQSTSGFAFCGGSILNENWILTAQHCVYEGAFAVTSPSTVRIAAGISKLSTVDSEGQIRFVDDVISFPGFAGVKKGKDVALLHLSKPLTFNGKVAPIALATAEDEAEGLTAPGVISTVTGWGDLAENGTSPDTLQAVDVPLLSNEDADAAYPEDITADQLAAGIIGVGGIDSCQGDSGGPLIVSKGGGKVLAGVVSWGYGCADPAFPGLYARVSSFQPWISSFLKKSPTIRLNTTNQSGGEGAWKHYRVSIPSGLQVFNVHISGGTGDADLYVQHGAQPTEGSFTCRPYANGNGETCSIPHPAAGTWFISVQGYSAFSGLRVHATSY is encoded by the coding sequence ATGTCCCAGCATCACGTCGTCCGGAAGATGTTCCTTCTCGGCACCGCCAGCACGGCCCTGTTCATCGGCTGCGGTTCCGAGGAGGGCGTGGCCCCCCAGGAGTCCCTCGGTTCGGATCGCCAGGAGATCGTCGGCGGTAGCGACACGAGCATCTCCACCCATCCCTGGCAGATCTCCTTCCAGTCCACGTCGGGTTTCGCCTTCTGCGGCGGCTCCATCCTGAACGAGAACTGGATCCTCACGGCCCAGCACTGCGTCTATGAGGGGGCCTTCGCCGTGACCTCCCCGAGCACGGTCCGCATCGCCGCGGGCATCTCCAAGCTCAGCACCGTGGACAGCGAGGGACAGATCCGCTTCGTGGACGACGTCATCTCCTTCCCGGGCTTCGCGGGCGTGAAGAAGGGCAAGGACGTGGCGCTGCTGCACCTGTCCAAGCCGCTCACCTTCAACGGCAAGGTGGCGCCCATCGCCCTGGCGACGGCGGAGGATGAGGCGGAGGGCCTGACGGCTCCGGGTGTCATCTCCACCGTGACGGGGTGGGGCGACCTCGCCGAGAACGGCACCTCTCCGGACACCTTGCAGGCCGTCGACGTGCCCCTTCTCTCCAACGAGGATGCCGACGCCGCGTACCCGGAGGACATCACCGCGGACCAGCTCGCCGCGGGCATCATCGGCGTGGGCGGCATCGACTCGTGCCAGGGTGACAGCGGTGGCCCCCTCATCGTGAGCAAGGGCGGCGGCAAGGTGCTCGCCGGCGTGGTGAGCTGGGGCTACGGGTGCGCGGATCCCGCCTTCCCCGGCCTGTACGCGCGCGTCTCGTCCTTCCAGCCGTGGATCTCCTCCTTCCTGAAGAAGTCACCCACCATCCGCCTCAACACGACCAACCAGTCGGGCGGCGAGGGCGCCTGGAAGCACTACCGGGTGAGCATCCCGTCCGGCCTCCAGGTGTTCAACGTGCACATCTCGGGGGGCACCGGTGACGCCGACCTCTACGTCCAGCACGGCGCCCAGCCCACGGAAGGCAGCTTCACCTGCCGGCCGTACGCCAATGGCAACGGTGAGACCTGCAGCATCCCCCACCCGGCGGCGGGCACCTGGTTCATCTCGGTCCAGGGCTACTCCGCCTTCTCGGGCCTGAGGGTGCACGCGACCTCCTACTGA
- a CDS encoding glycine-rich domain-containing protein, giving the protein MKPHPAKVTPAALKALLGDSLYSGVVRHFVLTTGEEPAYVERRLLECLRYLYLLSCYPQQLVGLFLPVEQAIDEVWHYLILQTREYRELCEERLPGRFFIHHRSLPYEDYQQGQPNRERMLEEALRWLPLYREEFGPFDEGALPHWTMVRFLHQRMGLSLEEIAALEAEEPASAPPGAERAC; this is encoded by the coding sequence GTGAAGCCCCATCCCGCCAAGGTGACACCCGCCGCGCTCAAGGCCCTGCTCGGGGACTCGCTCTACTCCGGCGTGGTCCGGCACTTCGTGCTGACCACCGGCGAGGAGCCCGCGTACGTCGAGCGTCGGCTCCTCGAGTGTCTGCGGTACCTGTATCTGCTCTCGTGCTACCCCCAGCAGCTGGTCGGGCTGTTCCTGCCGGTGGAGCAGGCCATCGACGAGGTCTGGCACTATCTGATCCTCCAGACCCGGGAGTACCGGGAGCTGTGCGAGGAGCGGCTCCCGGGACGATTCTTCATCCACCACCGCAGCCTGCCATACGAGGACTACCAGCAGGGGCAACCCAACCGGGAGCGGATGCTGGAGGAGGCCCTGCGCTGGCTGCCGCTGTACCGCGAGGAGTTCGGGCCCTTCGACGAGGGGGCACTGCCGCACTGGACCATGGTGCGCTTCCTCCACCAGCGCATGGGCCTGTCCCTGGAGGAGATCGCGGCGCTCGAGGCGGAGGAGCCGGCCTCCGCGCCACCCGGTGCGGAGCGCGCGTGTTGA
- a CDS encoding flavin-containing monooxygenase, whose translation MSDAQSNRVKPGTEPASHFDAVIVGAGFSGLYMLHRLRRLGLSVRVYEAGGDLGGTWYWNRYPGARCDIDSMNYSYSFSHELEQEWKWTERYATQPEILSYLNHVADRFELRQDIQFETRVTATVFDEATNRWAVQTDGGAHVSARFVIMATGCLSATKVPDFKGLDTFQGTRLHTSRWPHEGVDFTGQRVGVIGTGSSGIQVIPIIAEQASHLFVFQRTPTFSVPARNAPLDPAYESRMKETYAEYRRKARETRAGVIMEVNPKSALEVSPEERERAYQARWEVGGTSFLATFSDVMANRDANETAAEFVRSRIRATVRDPAVAEALCPRDYPLGTKRICVDTHYYETFNRDNVTLVDVRASPIEELTPTGIRTRSAEYALDCIVFATGFDAFTGALFNIDIQGRANASLKRKWADGPRSYLGLSIAGFPNLFTITGPGSPSVFGNAIVSIEQHVEWISDCITYLREHRLECIEATAQAEDEWVSHVKEVAGRTLYPLANSWYIGANIPGKPRVLLPYAGGVGAYRKKCEAIAAQGYEGFTLTRAGEAFSTPPPLPSSRIPSQR comes from the coding sequence ATGTCAGACGCGCAGTCGAATCGAGTGAAGCCCGGAACGGAGCCCGCCAGCCACTTCGACGCCGTCATCGTTGGCGCCGGATTCTCGGGCCTGTACATGCTCCACCGCCTGCGCCGGCTCGGGCTGTCGGTCCGGGTCTACGAGGCGGGCGGCGACCTGGGCGGCACGTGGTACTGGAACCGCTACCCGGGCGCGCGCTGCGATATCGACAGCATGAACTACTCCTACTCGTTCTCGCACGAGCTCGAGCAGGAATGGAAGTGGACCGAGCGCTACGCCACCCAGCCGGAAATCCTGAGCTACCTCAACCACGTCGCGGACAGGTTCGAACTGCGCCAGGACATCCAGTTCGAGACGCGGGTGACGGCGACCGTCTTCGACGAGGCGACGAACCGGTGGGCGGTCCAGACGGACGGCGGCGCCCACGTGTCCGCCAGGTTCGTGATCATGGCGACGGGCTGCCTGTCGGCCACGAAGGTGCCTGACTTCAAGGGGCTCGACACCTTCCAGGGCACCAGGCTCCACACGAGCCGCTGGCCGCACGAGGGGGTGGACTTCACCGGCCAGCGCGTCGGCGTCATTGGCACGGGCTCGTCCGGCATCCAGGTCATTCCCATCATCGCCGAGCAGGCCTCCCACCTCTTCGTCTTCCAGCGGACCCCGACCTTCAGCGTGCCCGCGCGCAACGCGCCGCTGGACCCGGCCTACGAGTCGCGGATGAAGGAGACCTATGCCGAGTACCGGCGCAAGGCGCGCGAGACGCGGGCCGGGGTCATCATGGAGGTCAATCCCAAATCCGCCCTGGAGGTGTCGCCCGAGGAGCGGGAGCGTGCATACCAGGCGCGCTGGGAGGTGGGCGGCACCTCCTTCCTCGCCACGTTCTCGGACGTGATGGCCAACCGGGACGCCAATGAGACCGCCGCCGAGTTCGTCCGTTCCCGGATCCGGGCAACGGTGCGCGATCCGGCCGTCGCCGAGGCCTTGTGTCCCAGGGACTATCCCCTGGGGACCAAGCGCATCTGCGTGGACACGCACTATTACGAGACCTTCAACCGGGACAACGTCACCCTGGTCGACGTCAGGGCCTCCCCCATCGAGGAGCTCACCCCCACGGGGATCCGGACCCGGAGCGCGGAGTACGCGCTGGACTGCATCGTGTTCGCCACGGGCTTCGATGCCTTCACGGGCGCCTTGTTCAACATCGACATCCAGGGCCGGGCCAACGCGTCACTGAAGCGCAAATGGGCCGACGGGCCGCGCTCGTACCTGGGCCTGTCCATCGCCGGCTTTCCGAACCTGTTCACCATCACCGGCCCCGGCAGCCCCTCCGTGTTCGGCAACGCCATCGTCTCCATCGAGCAGCACGTGGAGTGGATCTCCGACTGCATCACCTACCTGCGGGAGCACCGGCTCGAGTGCATCGAGGCCACCGCCCAGGCCGAGGACGAGTGGGTCTCACACGTCAAGGAGGTCGCTGGCCGCACGCTCTATCCCCTGGCCAACTCCTGGTACATCGGGGCGAACATCCCCGGCAAGCCACGCGTCCTCTTGCCCTATGCCGGCGGCGTCGGGGCCTACCGGAAGAAGTGCGAGGCCATCGCGGCCCAGGGCTATGAGGGCTTCACCCTGACGCGAGCAGGAGAAGCGTTTTCCACTCCCCCTCCCCTTCCGTCCTCTCGGATTCCCAGTCAGCGATAA
- a CDS encoding VOC family protein has product MTANRSPRMIFVNLSVRDLKRSMEFFSRLGFEFNPQFTDENAACMVVSEQAFVMLLAEPFFKTFTKNKICDTSTQTEGLFALSCSSRAEVDQMVKTAIAAGGKPAMDSKDHGFMYAWSFYDLDGHHWEVMWMDPKAAAGQP; this is encoded by the coding sequence ATGACCGCGAACCGCTCCCCCCGGATGATCTTCGTCAACCTCTCCGTGCGTGACCTGAAGCGCTCGATGGAGTTCTTCAGCCGGCTCGGCTTCGAGTTCAATCCGCAGTTCACCGACGAGAATGCCGCCTGCATGGTCGTCAGCGAGCAGGCCTTCGTGATGCTGCTGGCCGAGCCGTTCTTCAAGACCTTCACGAAGAACAAGATCTGCGACACGAGCACCCAGACCGAGGGCCTCTTCGCGCTGTCCTGTTCCAGCCGGGCCGAGGTCGATCAGATGGTGAAGACCGCCATCGCGGCGGGCGGCAAGCCTGCGATGGACTCGAAGGACCACGGCTTCATGTACGCCTGGAGCTTCTACGATCTCGACGGCCACCACTGGGAAGTCATGTGGATGGACCCGAAGGCCGCGGCGGGGCAGCCGTAG
- a CDS encoding RNA polymerase sigma factor, with the protein MAIDVEAYYRRYGPQVLRRCRFLLRDEEKAVDAMHDVFVQLLRHREDLKNSAPSSLLHQIATRVCLNRLRGARRRPEDAHDELVLRIASAEDTGARTEARGLLDWLFGRVPASSRDIAVLHLVDGMTLEETAREVGLSVSGVRKRLRALSSVLEEMEAA; encoded by the coding sequence TTGGCCATCGATGTCGAGGCTTATTACCGCCGTTACGGCCCCCAGGTGCTCCGGCGCTGCCGCTTCCTCCTGCGCGATGAAGAGAAGGCGGTGGATGCCATGCACGACGTATTCGTTCAGCTCCTGCGTCACCGGGAAGACTTGAAGAACAGCGCTCCCTCGAGCCTGCTCCATCAGATCGCCACGCGGGTGTGCCTCAACCGGCTGCGCGGCGCCCGCCGCCGCCCCGAAGACGCCCACGACGAGCTGGTGCTGCGCATCGCCTCGGCCGAGGACACCGGGGCACGCACCGAGGCGAGGGGCCTGCTGGACTGGCTCTTCGGCCGGGTGCCCGCCTCCAGCCGGGACATCGCCGTGCTCCACCTGGTGGATGGGATGACGCTGGAGGAGACCGCCCGCGAGGTGGGGTTGTCCGTCTCCGGGGTGCGCAAGCGCCTCCGGGCCCTCTCGAGCGTGCTCGAGGAAATGGAGGCCGCATGA